A DNA window from Ipomoea triloba cultivar NCNSP0323 chromosome 10, ASM357664v1 contains the following coding sequences:
- the LOC116032116 gene encoding extra-large guanine nucleotide-binding protein 1-like, protein MASILKSIFPVSSSKKDDQDDFDVEYSIAVEYSGPAVSYDIPQVVPVDFHRIPTATVVAPASISKSRNLSLPVIQPIAKRSKGVLATKEAPVPKENLGALEGGGEDLACEPVGDDNRKASLDSLYGEECGCKGSDGIESSGTLGFSDIQDDSNEISGSSDAEDSCDDDCKVDVGCTSHLKPRGLDSEESMMGSPDPSVGVLSIQEVEEECIDDSQCQENTPGVTFNEIHSSYSTSESDDDDPGPFPEKPEVISKKCFRCHKRSMLMKMEVCLVCGAKYCNICVLRAMGAMPEGRKCITCIGFRINESKRDSLGKCSGMLKSLFIEAEIKRIMKVEQSCKANQLPFNLVSVNGKLLNHRELVMLQTCLHPPKKLKPGRYWYDKVSGFWGKEGRKPCQIISPQLTVGDTIKRDASNGNTDVLINNREITKPELFMLKVIGIHCERSIHFWLSADGAYQQEGMNNVMGKLWEKPGINLICGTLQLPTPPKTSKSRSQGTDSQADKGGPSSEDQRTLNKLLLVGCDQSGTSTIFKQAKIQYAVPFREDERQSFKCMIQSNLYNYISILLEGRDQFEEEYRIEMRRKRMDEPGPSVIPDDVEDNIYSISPRFKKFADWLLQIRMAGNLEAIFPASTREYAPIVEELWKDKAFLATYQRRNELQMLPRVANYFLDRAVEISRADYEPSPMDILYAEGSTSANGVASMEFSFSKVSQDSYMEPADQNNASIRCQLIRVHASSLGENCKLLEMFEDINIVLYTVSLTDYHEYLEDSNGDLTNKMLESKRLFESIVNHPSFAHKHFVLLLNKFDLLEELIERFPLTECEWFQTFNPVISRHPNSSTSNNNPSLAHRAFHYIASQFKALYKSITGRKLYASLVTGLEGETVDESLKYASEILRWDEEKSKLLKEWSTDSMEGEASTSVCM, encoded by the exons ATGGCTAGTATTTTGAAGAGTATATTCCCAGTTTCATCATCCAAGAAAGATGATCAGGATGATTTTGATGTGGAGTACTCTATTGCGGTGGAGTATAGTGGTCCTGCGGTGAGTTATGATATTCCCCAGGTGGTTCCGGTTGATTTTCACCGGATTCCCACAGCAACCGTGGTTGCTCCAGCTTCCATCTCGAAGAGTCGTAATTTATCACTTCCAGTTATTCAACCAATTGCCAAGAGAAGTAAAGGGGTGTTGGCAACTAAGGAGGCTCCTGTGCCAAAGGAAAATTTAGGTGCACTCGAGGGTGGAGGTGAAGATTTAGCGTGTGAACCGGTGGGAGATGACAACAGAAAGGCTTCGTTAGATTCTCTCTATGGAGAGGAATGTGGCTGCAAAGGCTCTGATGGTATTGAAAGTTCTGGTACATTGGGGTTTTCTGACATTCAAGACGATTCCAATGAGATCTCGGGAAGCTCGGATGCTGAGGACTCGTGTGACGATGATTGCAAGGTGGATGTGGGCTGCACTAGTCATTTGAAGCCCCGTGGCTTGGATTCCGAGGAATCCATGATGGGTTCCCCAGATCCCTCTGTAGGGGTTTTGAGTATCCAAGAAGTGGAGGAAGAATGTATTGATGACAGTCAGTGCCAAGAAAATACACCCGGTGTGACTTTCAATGAAATTCATTCAAGTTATTCTACTTCGgagagtgatgatgatgatccgGGACCTTTCCCAGAAAAGCCAGAGGTCATATCAAAGAAGTGTTTTCGGTGCCATAAAAGGAGCATGTTGATGAAGATGGAAGTTTGTTTAGTTTGCGGTGCAAAGTATTGTAATATATGTGTGCTGAGAGCTATGGGTGCAATGCCCGAAGGGAGAAAATGCATCACTTGCATCGGCTTTAGGATTAATGAATCAAAGCGTGATTCACTGGGGAAGTGTTCTGGAATGCTCAAGAGCTTGTTCATTGAAGCGGAAATTAAAAGGATTATGAAAGTGGAGCAATCGTGCAAAGCTAATCAACTCCCTTTTAATCTTGTCAGCGTGAATGGAAAGCTTCTTAATCATCGAGAATTGGTTATGTTGCAAACCTGTTTGCATCCGCCAAAGAAGTTGAAGCCGGGGAGGTACTGGTACGATAAGGTGTCTGGATTTTGGGGAAAG GAGGGCCGGAAACCTTGTCAAATTATTAGTCCCCAGCTAACGGTTGGTGATACGATCAAGAGAGATGCCAGCAACGGGAACACAGATGTGCTCATAAATAATCGAGAAATTACAAAACCAGAGCTATTTATGTTGAAG GTGATAGGAATCCATTGTGAACGGAGCATTCATTTCTGGCTAAGTGCTGATGGCGCTTATCAGCAAGAGGGTATGAACAATGTGATGGGGAAACTTTGGGAAAAG CCTGGAATCAACCTAATCTGTGGCACTTTACAATTGCCAACCCCGCCCAAGACTTCAAAGTCTCGCAGTCAAGGAACTGACAGCCAGGCAGATAAAGGTGGCCCGAGCAGTGAAGATCAGAGAACTCTAAATAAGCTTCTACTTGTTGGTTGTGATCAATCCGGAACGAGTACTATTTTTAAACAG GCCAAAATTCAATATGCTGTTCCTTTTAGGGAAGATGAGCGTCAAAGTTTCAAATGTATGATCCAGAGCAATTTGTACAATTATATAAGTATACTGCTCGAGGGTCGTGACCAATTTGAGGAAGAATATAGAATTGAAATGAGGCGAAAACGCATGGATGAACCTGGCCCTTCAG TGATTCCTGATGATGTTGAAGACAATATTTATTCCATCAGTCCACGGTTTAAAAAATTCGCCGATTGGCTTCTCCAAATTCGGATGGCGGGGAATTTGGAGGCCATTTTTCCAGCTTCTACTCGCGAATATGCACCAATAGTCGAAGAGTTGTGGAAGGACAAAGCGTTTCTAGCCACATATCAGCGGAGAAATGAATTGCAGATGCTACCTAGAGTTGCTAATTACTTCTTAGATCGG GCTGTTGAGATCTCGAGGGCCGACTATGAGCCTTCTCCGATGGATATTTTATATGCCGAGGGAAGCACTTCTGCAAATGGGGTAGCTTCAATGGAGTTTTCCTTCTCCAAGGTATCTCAAGATAGCTACATGGAGCCTGCTGATCAAAATAATGCCTCGATAAG GTGCCAGCTGATTCGAGTGCATGCCAGCAGCCTCGGGGAGAACTGCAAGCTGTTGGAGATGTTCGAGGACATAAACATCGTCCTATACACGGTTTCCTTGACCGATTACCACGAATATCTCGAAGACAGCAACGGAGATCTCACAAACAAGATGCTCGAGAGCAAGAGGCTCTTCGAGAGCATTGTAAATCACCCGTCCTTCGCCCACAAGCATTTTGTTCTGCTGCTCAACAAGTTCGACCTGCTCGAGGAGCTAATCGAGAGGTTCCCTCTCACGGAATGCGAGTGGTTCCAGACCTTCAACCCCGTGATCAGTCGCCACCCCAACAGCAGCACCAGCAACAACAATCCATCTCTGGCGCACCGTGCCTTCCACTACATAGCCTCGCAGTTTAAAGCCCTCTACAAGTCCATAACGGGGCGCAAGCTCTATGCTTCACTCGTGACAGGGCTGGAAGGCGAAACCGTCGATGAATCTCTCAAGTATGCTAGCGAGATCCTCAGATGGGACGAGGAAAAGTCGAAGCTTTTGAAAGAGTGGTCGACGGATAGCATGGAGGGCGAAGCTAGCACGAGCGTGTGCATGTGA